A genome region from Populus alba chromosome 3, ASM523922v2, whole genome shotgun sequence includes the following:
- the LOC118062962 gene encoding WAT1-related protein At5g47470 codes for MVWNKKKQTLEDLVIIVGLITVQFVYAGNSVLLSYLMSLGINPLTIVIFSTFATFLILSPIAVHFERSKWPKEFRLKLMIQLVLISFGGVTLFQSLFLKGIKLTSPAMATAMPNLAPGLIFIIAWTLRLEKVKLCCVYSKVKIVGTILCVVGALMMSLMSSTESARGSKSSESTPPGDMSFDKQKINGCLYLIAAVFVLSSNVVLQATTLGDFPAPISLCAITSLIGVIITAIVELVLNHRVDVGWPLMRLGTLICYSILGGAVGGACVSFNGWAMKKRGPVHVAVFNPIGTVISVVFSVITLGDRFNLASLAGMFLMFIGLYLVLWAKGKEGFRDGDHLESEFDPQKRLLA; via the exons ATGGTTTGGAACAAGAAGAAACAGACTCTCGAGGATTTGGTGATTATAGTAGGGCTGATAACGGTGCAATTTGTCTACGCAGGGAACTCGGTTTTGTTGAGCTATCTCATGTCTCTTGGCATTAACCCTCTAACCATTGTTATCTTCTCAACTTTTGCTACCTTCCTTATACTCTCTCCCATTGCTGTTCATTTTGAAAg GAGCAAATGGCCAAAGGAATTCAGATTGAAGTTGATGATTCAGctggttttaatttcttttggaGG GGTTACTCTGTTTCAGTCCTTATTCCTTAAGGGGATTAAGTTGACTTCACCAGCAATGGCAACAGCCATGCCGAACCTTGCTCCAGGGCTTATTTTCATTATTGCTTGGACATTAAG GTTAGAGAAAGTTAAGCTATGTTGCGTATACAGCAAAGTCAAGATCGTAGGCACCATTTTGTGTGTTGTAGGTGCCCTCATGATGAGTCTAATGAGCAGCACTGAATCAGCAAGAGGGTCGAAGTCCTCGGAAAGTACTCCCCCGGGAGATATGAGCTTCGACAAACAAAAGATTAACGGTTGCTTATACCTCATAGCGGCGGTTTTTGTTCTATCAAGCAATGTTGTATTGCAG GCTACAACTTTGGGTGATTTTCCTGCTCCTATATCCCTGTGCGCCATAACATCATTGATTGGAGTAATTATAACTGCGATTGTAGAATTGGTTCTAAACCACAGAGTGGACGTTGGCTGGCCCCTGATGAGACTCGGGACCCTCATTTGCTATTCTATACTG GGAGGTGCTGTTGGTGGAGCATGTGTGAGCTTCAATGGATGGGCAATGAAGAAGAGGGGTCCAGTTCATGTGGCCGTGTTTAACCCCATTGGAACAGTTATCTCAgttgttttttctgttattaCCTTAGGCGACAGATTTAACCTTGCAAG CCTTGCTGGTATGTTCCTCATGTTCATCGGTCTATACTTGGTGCTATGGGCTAAAGGCAAAGAAGGTTTCCGTGATGGTGATCACCTGGAAAGTGAGTTTGATCCACAGAAGCGTCTCCTGGCTTAA